A stretch of the Ochrobactrum sp. BTU1 genome encodes the following:
- the tsaE gene encoding tRNA (adenosine(37)-N6)-threonylcarbamoyltransferase complex ATPase subunit type 1 TsaE, whose translation MSSPITRLELFLPDEAATKRFGEDFALALIKGDLVTLSGDLGAGKSSLARAVIRAIADDEGLEVPSPTFTLVQSYEALRLPVAHADLYRISHGEELDELGLVEFLEDGVVLSEWPEQAEGFLPEPSFAVTLTHEGAGRRIVISGADAAISRLERTLKIRTFLENNDRTGATRRYLQGDASPRKYEIIDSAHGVEILMNAPAMPYDPPLRNGKSYRQLAHIAENIQAFVAIDDLLAKNGLRVPQMRAVDIDAGLLILEHLGLEGIRAPSGEPVVERYEAAGRFLAHLHRVQWPDHAPVAGYPDHIIAPFDRDAMIMEVSLVGQWYAPRMMGRKLSDAEVQAYEGAWDKVLDAIADCEKSLLLRDYHSPNLFWFEDARGANKIGTIDFQDAMIGPAAYDVASLALDARVTITPELEKAVVDAYCDERRKLGHVFDEAAFRMAYAAMGAQRNAKLLGLFVRLDERDGKPHYLAHLPRIHDYLSRVLKHPVMAPVARWFDDLALLEKQ comes from the coding sequence ATCAGTAGCCCGATAACCCGTCTTGAATTGTTCCTGCCCGATGAGGCTGCGACCAAACGCTTTGGCGAGGATTTCGCTTTGGCGCTGATCAAAGGCGATCTCGTTACCTTATCGGGCGATCTTGGCGCTGGTAAATCCTCGCTCGCACGCGCCGTCATTCGCGCGATTGCCGATGATGAGGGGCTTGAGGTGCCAAGCCCGACATTCACGCTGGTGCAGAGCTATGAGGCGCTGCGCTTGCCCGTCGCTCACGCTGATCTTTACCGGATTTCGCATGGCGAAGAGCTGGATGAGCTGGGACTTGTCGAGTTTCTCGAAGATGGTGTTGTGCTGTCCGAATGGCCGGAGCAGGCAGAGGGCTTTTTGCCGGAACCGAGCTTTGCCGTCACATTAACCCATGAAGGGGCAGGGCGGCGCATTGTAATTAGCGGGGCAGACGCTGCGATTTCGCGTCTTGAGCGCACGCTGAAAATCCGCACTTTCCTGGAAAACAACGACCGGACAGGGGCCACGCGCCGCTATTTGCAGGGCGATGCTTCACCGCGCAAATATGAGATTATCGACAGTGCGCACGGCGTTGAAATTCTGATGAATGCGCCCGCGATGCCCTACGATCCGCCATTGCGTAACGGCAAGTCCTATCGCCAGCTTGCGCATATTGCAGAGAATATTCAGGCTTTCGTGGCCATTGATGATCTGCTTGCGAAAAATGGCCTGCGCGTGCCGCAAATGCGCGCTGTTGATATTGATGCAGGACTGCTGATCCTTGAACATCTTGGGCTTGAGGGTATCAGGGCTCCATCTGGTGAGCCGGTGGTTGAACGCTATGAAGCGGCTGGACGGTTTCTTGCGCATCTTCATAGGGTTCAGTGGCCGGACCATGCGCCTGTTGCAGGCTATCCAGATCACATCATTGCACCTTTTGATCGCGATGCCATGATCATGGAAGTGAGCCTTGTCGGGCAATGGTATGCGCCACGCATGATGGGTCGCAAGCTGAGTGATGCAGAAGTGCAGGCTTATGAAGGGGCATGGGACAAAGTTCTCGATGCTATTGCCGATTGCGAGAAAAGCCTGCTGCTGCGCGATTATCATTCGCCAAACCTGTTCTGGTTTGAGGATGCGCGAGGCGCAAACAAGATTGGCACAATCGACTTTCAGGACGCGATGATCGGCCCTGCTGCCTATGATGTCGCGTCGCTGGCGCTTGATGCTCGCGTGACGATTACGCCGGAGCTCGAAAAGGCAGTGGTAGATGCCTATTGCGATGAACGCCGCAAGCTTGGCCATGTGTTTGACGAAGCGGCTTTCCGCATGGCTTATGCCGCCATGGGTGCGCAGCGCAACGCCAAGCTGCTGGGTCTGTTCGTGCGGCTTGATGAGCGTGATGGCAAGCCGCATTATCTCGCGCATCTGCCCCGCATTCACGACTATCTTAGCCGCGTCTTAAAGCATCCGGTCATGGCACCGGTCGCCCGCTGGTTTGATGATCTCGCATTGCTGGAGAAACAATGA
- a CDS encoding nucleotidyltransferase family protein, producing MTRPDTAIMLAAGLGKRMRPITETMPKPLIKVFGKPLIDWGLDALAGAGVENTIVNVHYLADQLIDYLGSRSKPKITISDERDLLLDSAGGIVNVLPQLGGKPFYVLNADTFWVGDEEQPNISALAHVWDDARMDILLMTARLDQATGFEGKGDFVGDEEGRLRRLRDVAGDPVIYAGAAIIHPRIFAKAEPGVSSLNRYFDEAIAAGRLYGMPMTGHWLTVGTPEAIGEAEAVLSAIA from the coding sequence ATGACACGTCCTGATACAGCAATCATGCTTGCAGCAGGTCTTGGCAAGCGTATGCGCCCGATTACCGAAACCATGCCCAAGCCACTGATTAAGGTTTTCGGCAAGCCGCTGATCGATTGGGGCTTGGATGCGCTGGCGGGTGCAGGCGTTGAGAATACAATCGTCAATGTTCATTATTTAGCCGACCAACTGATCGACTATCTTGGCAGTCGCTCAAAGCCGAAAATCACGATCTCCGACGAGCGTGATCTGCTGCTCGATTCCGCAGGCGGTATCGTCAATGTGCTACCACAGCTTGGGGGGAAGCCGTTCTACGTACTCAATGCCGATACATTCTGGGTTGGTGATGAGGAGCAGCCAAATATTTCGGCGCTGGCGCATGTCTGGGACGATGCCCGCATGGATATTCTTCTCATGACGGCGAGGCTCGATCAGGCAACAGGTTTTGAAGGCAAGGGCGATTTCGTTGGGGATGAAGAGGGCCGCTTGCGCCGTCTGCGTGATGTCGCAGGCGACCCGGTCATCTATGCCGGTGCAGCAATCATTCATCCGCGTATTTTTGCCAAAGCCGAGCCGGGTGTTTCATCGCTCAACCGCTATTTCGATGAAGCCATTGCAGCCGGACGTCTTTATGGTATGCCCATGACCGGGCATTGGCTTACGGTGGGAACACCGGAAGCAATCGGCGAGGCGGAGGCTGTGCTTTCCGCAATTGCGTAA
- the addB gene encoding double-strand break repair protein AddB: MTITRPKLFSIPSGTAFLPAFAKALLEGRLIEGFPGDASDPLALANATIYVPTRRAARALRSILVDMNPAKSAILPTIRPLGDVDEDAAFFNAATSGVFDLNPPIGKAERLLLLARLIRPWRESLPAHVRALFGVDDVSVPATTSDAIWLARDLAGLMDQVETDNAKWSELASIAPDDLADWWQVTLGFLDIVTKLWPEILEERKLSNPAAHRNELIWGEVRRLRDHPPQGPVIAAGSTGSIPATAELVSVIARLPQGAVVLPGLDRDLDEGAWNLLGASDDNPSTFGHPQYGLHKLLQAIGVLREDVEHIEDMPVNKRVLERVVSEALRPAETTDAWSLLNRDADMQPQRLLQSAQKIDLIETANEREEALAVALALRDAISDENKTAALVTADRNLARRVVGELARFGIDADDSGGRHLRDIETATLMRLMVETVFNPGDPVALLALVKHPMLRLGGKRIERRLAAETLELVAFRGGTGRASIIDLPGFFDRRMEESASQSWQPAWHATVTPDMIEAARALCVSLSEAIAPLAPFATINRRTDIGEITRATVEALENLARDESESVTRYYSGEHGEKLASFLRQLVASEAGLDFEAIEWPAILEALMSGETVKPHPGGHPRVFIWGALEARLQTMDTLVIGGLNEGTWPAKTRNDPFMSRPMKAMIALDPPERRTGLAAHDFQMALGMDHVVLSRSQRSDNAPTIPSRWLQRLETVLGSDVTKDMRSRGQRFIHWAREIDQAPDVPFVKRPEPAPPVSARPKHFSVTEIETLRRDPYAIFAKKILKLRPLEPLIRDPAAAERGTLFHDILGHFTEEGFDPLAPDASAQLEEFGRHFFGEMDLPIEIEAVWWPRFTALIPQFLEWERERAYNVQTRFAEISSDKREVESLGITLSGRADRIDLMRDGTAEVIDYKTGSTPSPRQAHVLLSPQLALEAALLVRGAFRELGSVRASDLTYVRLRAGGEVKPESILKIGRPPSEKTAPALGEEAWQRLAQLLAEYQNPAKGYLSRALPFRETDLTGDYDHLARVLEWSAGGDAGGEGGE, translated from the coding sequence ATGACCATTACGAGGCCGAAGCTTTTTTCCATTCCATCCGGCACAGCTTTTCTACCAGCCTTTGCCAAGGCACTTCTGGAAGGTCGCCTGATTGAAGGCTTTCCGGGTGATGCCTCTGATCCGCTGGCATTAGCGAACGCGACTATCTATGTGCCGACGCGCCGTGCGGCGCGTGCGCTTCGTTCCATTCTGGTTGATATGAATCCGGCTAAATCTGCGATCCTTCCGACCATTCGCCCGCTGGGCGATGTGGATGAAGATGCAGCTTTTTTCAATGCGGCCACAAGCGGCGTATTCGATCTTAATCCGCCAATTGGCAAGGCTGAACGGCTGTTGCTGCTGGCGCGGCTCATTCGTCCATGGCGAGAATCGCTGCCTGCGCATGTGCGGGCGCTGTTTGGCGTCGATGATGTTTCGGTTCCCGCAACAACCTCTGACGCGATTTGGCTTGCGCGTGATCTGGCTGGCCTGATGGATCAGGTCGAAACCGACAATGCCAAATGGAGCGAGCTTGCCAGCATTGCGCCCGATGACCTTGCCGACTGGTGGCAGGTTACGCTCGGTTTTCTCGATATTGTCACGAAACTCTGGCCGGAAATTCTGGAAGAGCGCAAGCTGTCCAATCCGGCAGCGCACCGCAATGAATTGATCTGGGGCGAGGTGCGGCGACTGCGCGATCATCCGCCGCAAGGGCCTGTGATTGCGGCTGGTTCCACAGGCTCCATTCCCGCGACTGCCGAGCTTGTTTCAGTCATCGCCCGATTACCACAAGGTGCTGTGGTTCTGCCGGGACTGGACCGTGATCTTGATGAAGGCGCTTGGAACCTGCTGGGAGCTTCGGATGATAATCCGTCCACCTTTGGCCATCCGCAATATGGTCTCCACAAGCTGTTGCAGGCTATTGGCGTATTACGCGAAGATGTCGAGCATATCGAAGATATGCCGGTTAACAAGCGCGTGTTGGAGCGTGTGGTCAGCGAAGCACTGCGCCCGGCGGAAACCACCGATGCATGGAGCCTGCTCAACCGCGATGCGGATATGCAGCCCCAAAGATTGCTGCAATCGGCTCAAAAGATCGATCTGATTGAAACCGCCAATGAGCGTGAGGAAGCGCTGGCAGTGGCCCTGGCGCTGCGCGATGCGATCAGTGATGAAAACAAGACTGCAGCATTGGTTACTGCCGATAGAAATCTCGCGCGCCGCGTGGTGGGCGAACTCGCCCGCTTTGGCATCGACGCCGATGATTCCGGCGGTCGCCATTTGCGCGATATCGAAACCGCGACGCTGATGCGCCTCATGGTCGAAACCGTGTTCAACCCCGGCGATCCGGTGGCTCTGTTAGCGTTGGTCAAGCACCCGATGCTACGGCTTGGCGGCAAGCGTATCGAGCGGCGACTGGCTGCGGAAACGCTCGAACTGGTGGCGTTCCGTGGCGGTACGGGCAGGGCATCGATCATTGATCTTCCCGGCTTTTTCGATCGCCGCATGGAAGAAAGCGCCAGCCAGTCATGGCAACCGGCATGGCACGCGACTGTTACGCCTGACATGATCGAAGCGGCGCGCGCGCTTTGCGTGAGCCTGTCGGAAGCTATTGCGCCGCTTGCACCTTTTGCCACCATTAACCGGCGAACGGATATTGGCGAGATTACACGGGCAACTGTGGAAGCGCTGGAAAATCTGGCGCGTGATGAAAGCGAAAGCGTCACACGTTATTATTCCGGCGAGCATGGTGAGAAGCTGGCTTCATTTCTGCGTCAGCTTGTGGCGAGCGAAGCGGGACTGGACTTTGAGGCTATTGAATGGCCCGCAATTCTTGAAGCTCTGATGTCGGGCGAAACCGTCAAGCCGCATCCAGGTGGCCATCCGCGCGTCTTCATCTGGGGGGCGCTGGAAGCGCGTTTGCAGACCATGGATACGTTGGTGATCGGTGGTCTCAACGAAGGCACATGGCCCGCCAAGACGCGCAACGACCCGTTCATGTCGCGCCCTATGAAGGCGATGATCGCGCTTGATCCACCTGAGCGCCGTACCGGCCTTGCAGCACACGATTTCCAGATGGCTCTTGGCATGGATCATGTCGTGCTTTCGCGTTCGCAGCGTTCTGATAATGCGCCGACGATTCCGTCGCGTTGGTTGCAGCGGCTTGAAACGGTGCTGGGTTCAGATGTGACCAAGGATATGCGCTCACGTGGGCAACGTTTTATCCATTGGGCGCGTGAAATCGATCAGGCACCTGACGTGCCTTTTGTCAAACGCCCGGAACCGGCACCGCCTGTAAGCGCGCGACCCAAGCATTTTTCTGTCACGGAAATCGAAACCCTTCGTCGCGATCCTTATGCGATCTTTGCCAAAAAGATTCTGAAGTTGCGTCCGCTGGAGCCGCTGATCCGCGATCCGGCAGCCGCAGAACGTGGAACGCTTTTTCACGACATTCTTGGACATTTCACAGAAGAGGGCTTTGATCCGCTGGCACCGGATGCGAGCGCGCAACTTGAAGAGTTTGGCCGGCATTTCTTTGGCGAAATGGATCTGCCCATTGAGATCGAAGCAGTCTGGTGGCCGCGTTTTACCGCTCTTATTCCGCAATTCCTCGAATGGGAGCGGGAACGCGCGTATAATGTTCAGACCCGCTTTGCCGAAATTTCGTCGGATAAGCGCGAGGTTGAAAGTCTTGGCATCACTTTGTCGGGCCGTGCCGATCGTATCGATCTGATGCGCGATGGAACTGCGGAAGTGATCGACTATAAGACCGGCTCCACGCCATCGCCACGACAGGCGCATGTCCTCTTGTCGCCACAGCTGGCGCTTGAAGCAGCCCTTCTCGTGCGCGGTGCGTTCCGCGAACTGGGGTCGGTTCGCGCGTCTGATCTGACCTATGTGCGCTTGCGGGCAGGCGGCGAGGTGAAGCCGGAATCGATTTTGAAGATCGGTCGGCCACCATCTGAAAAGACCGCACCCGCCCTTGGCGAAGAGGCATGGCAACGATTGGCGCAGCTGCTTGCTGAATATCAGAATCCGGCTAAGGGTTATCTTTCCCGCGCGCTTCCTTTTCGTGAGACAGATTTGACTGGCGATTATGATCATCTTGCACGCGTGCTGGAATGGTCCGCTGGTGGTGATGCTGGCGGGGAGGGCGGCGAATGA
- a CDS encoding PAS-domain containing protein has protein sequence MPETGSTGSLRSKSAYSAGRHLKASLSLAASPLKRVVLKASVSFAALVAAVPAFAQGAENSARIELPFGGSVGAFEVIQFSMFLGAMGAALLSAGWLIRDRSKIAHQNNDLRSRLSDMNLTAQRNEALLNLKDQRAVVWDAHGARADVVGQLPFDSGAPQDRSHFLAFGRWLRPQSVAELERAVSALREQAHAFDLTVETSNGTLLDVYGRTSGSFAIVRFLGLQGVQAERAALQAQNRELSEKLALLRHLLDRLEQPVWVRGTDGRMEWVNAAYARAVDAVDGTQATSERRELFGAQARQRLERDRFAEPDLYEKLPAVVRGDRRIFDVTDVSAEAGSAGLGFDLSEVEQIREELSRTLKSHAETLDQLSTAVAIFDPDMKLQFFNQAFVSLWSLDTAWLETHPSNTLLFDRLRSEGKLPEQPEWRKWKDSMLAAYRAVEPEEHMWHLPDTRILRVVANPHPQGGVTWFFENMTEKFELEGRYNTLIKVQGETLDHLGEAVAVFGSDGRLRLSNPSFADLWSLPAAITVEGTHISTISKLCGQRGGDGIWDDFVSSVTGFLDERNGRMGQVELDDGVILSYAVVPLPKGQTMLTFIDVTDTVRVERALKEKNEALSLADQIKNDFVQHVSYELRSPLTNIIGFTELLQTPAFGSLNERQLEYLDHIGTSSAVLLTIVNDILDLATVDAGIMQLDIDDVAVMDEISAAAKRVSERLQEHDIALNVDIADDVETFRADANRVRQVLFNLLSNASNYAPEGSTVSLQVVREGTDILFAVHDDGPGMPGDVLDTVFKRFQAYQNGGRRRGVGLGLSIVKSFVELHGGRVEIETGADIGTTVICRFPAEARSFRVAAE, from the coding sequence ATGCCAGAGACCGGCTCAACGGGGAGCTTGCGGAGCAAATCCGCATACAGCGCAGGCAGGCACCTGAAAGCATCGCTTTCATTGGCTGCAAGCCCTCTCAAACGGGTTGTTCTCAAGGCTTCAGTTTCCTTTGCCGCACTTGTTGCGGCTGTTCCGGCATTTGCACAAGGTGCTGAAAATTCCGCACGTATCGAATTGCCTTTCGGTGGCAGCGTCGGTGCTTTTGAAGTTATCCAGTTTTCGATGTTTTTGGGCGCCATGGGCGCAGCCCTCCTCTCGGCTGGCTGGCTTATCCGCGACCGCTCAAAAATTGCGCATCAAAACAATGATTTGCGCTCGCGCCTCTCGGATATGAATCTGACCGCGCAGCGCAATGAAGCGTTGCTTAATCTCAAAGATCAGCGTGCAGTCGTCTGGGATGCCCATGGCGCGCGTGCCGATGTGGTCGGGCAACTGCCGTTTGATAGCGGCGCGCCGCAGGATCGCTCGCATTTCCTCGCTTTCGGTCGCTGGCTGCGTCCGCAATCGGTTGCCGAGCTTGAACGCGCGGTTTCAGCGCTGCGCGAGCAGGCCCATGCTTTCGATCTGACGGTCGAAACCAGCAATGGCACCCTGCTCGACGTCTATGGCCGAACTTCCGGTAGCTTTGCTATCGTGCGTTTCCTTGGTCTTCAGGGCGTTCAGGCCGAGCGTGCCGCGCTTCAGGCACAGAACCGCGAGCTATCAGAAAAACTGGCTTTGTTGCGTCATCTGCTCGACCGTCTTGAACAGCCGGTCTGGGTGCGTGGCACCGATGGACGCATGGAATGGGTCAATGCCGCCTATGCGCGAGCTGTGGATGCTGTAGACGGCACACAGGCAACGTCCGAGCGTCGCGAGCTTTTTGGCGCGCAGGCCCGTCAACGTCTGGAACGTGATCGGTTTGCAGAGCCTGATCTATATGAAAAACTGCCTGCCGTCGTGCGTGGCGACCGCCGCATTTTTGATGTGACGGATGTGAGTGCGGAGGCAGGTTCTGCCGGTCTGGGCTTTGATCTCAGTGAAGTCGAGCAGATCCGCGAAGAATTAAGTCGTACATTGAAGAGCCATGCTGAGACGCTCGATCAGCTTTCAACCGCTGTGGCGATCTTCGATCCGGATATGAAGCTGCAATTCTTCAATCAGGCTTTCGTTTCGCTCTGGTCGCTCGATACAGCCTGGCTTGAGACACATCCGAGCAATACGCTGCTGTTTGACCGTCTGCGCTCGGAAGGCAAGCTGCCGGAACAGCCGGAATGGCGCAAATGGAAGGATTCCATGCTTGCGGCCTACCGCGCTGTCGAGCCGGAAGAACATATGTGGCATCTGCCGGATACCCGTATCCTGCGCGTGGTTGCCAATCCGCATCCGCAAGGCGGCGTGACGTGGTTCTTCGAGAACATGACCGAGAAGTTCGAGCTTGAAGGTCGTTACAACACGCTGATCAAGGTGCAGGGCGAAACGCTCGACCATCTTGGAGAAGCCGTCGCCGTGTTCGGCTCCGATGGCCGTTTGCGCCTGTCCAATCCGTCTTTTGCCGACCTCTGGTCGCTGCCTGCAGCCATCACCGTTGAAGGCACGCATATCTCAACCATTTCCAAGCTCTGCGGCCAGCGTGGCGGCGATGGCATATGGGATGATTTCGTTTCCTCTGTCACCGGCTTCCTGGATGAGCGCAACGGGCGCATGGGGCAGGTTGAACTTGATGACGGTGTGATCCTTTCCTATGCGGTGGTGCCGCTGCCGAAAGGTCAGACGATGCTCACTTTCATCGATGTCACCGATACGGTGCGCGTTGAACGGGCGCTCAAGGAAAAGAACGAAGCGCTTTCGCTTGCCGATCAGATTAAGAACGACTTCGTGCAGCATGTGTCCTACGAGCTGCGTTCGCCGCTGACAAACATTATCGGCTTTACCGAGCTACTACAGACACCGGCCTTTGGTTCACTCAATGAGCGCCAGCTGGAATATCTGGATCACATCGGCACATCGTCTGCCGTGCTTCTGACCATCGTCAACGACATTCTTGATCTTGCAACGGTCGATGCAGGCATCATGCAGCTCGATATCGATGATGTCGCTGTCATGGACGAAATCTCGGCTGCGGCAAAGCGTGTGAGCGAGCGTCTGCAGGAACATGACATCGCGCTCAATGTCGATATTGCCGATGACGTGGAAACCTTCAGAGCCGACGCCAATCGCGTGCGTCAGGTGCTGTTTAATCTCCTGTCCAACGCCTCCAATTATGCACCGGAAGGTTCCACTGTTTCGCTGCAGGTTGTCCGCGAAGGCACGGATATTCTGTTTGCCGTGCATGATGACGGTCCGGGGATGCCGGGCGATGTGCTTGATACTGTGTTCAAGCGTTTCCAGGCCTATCAGAACGGCGGACGCAGGCGCGGTGTGGGGCTTGGCCTTTCCATCGTGAAGAGCTTTGTCGAACTGCATGGCGGTCGCGTGGAAATTGAAACCGGCGCAGATATCGGAACAACCGTTATTTGTCGCTTCCCGGCGGAAGCGCGCAGCTTCCGTGTTGCCGCCGAATAA